A stretch of DNA from Vibrio gallaecicus:
GTATGACGCATCCGGTGATGTGAGTAAATATTTCAGCCATTTATCTTACGCGAACTATCTAAACCCGCAGCAGATTCCAATGGTTGTTTGGAATATGTTGAAGAGTTTAACACTTACAAGTGAACACACTCTTTTTCCGAAATTTTCCACAACTCGCCTAACCGAAGAAGCACTTTTCGGTGCTGACTTTTTAGTCAGAATGCAAAGCCCAGATGGCTACTTTTACATGACTGTTTTTGATAAGTGGAGCAAAGATATCGAACAAAGAGATATCTGCGCATATGCGACTCAAGAAGGTCATAAAACAGATGATTACCAATCAGGGTTTCGCCAAGGCGCTGGTGTTGCAATTGCAGCTTTAGCATCTGCATCGGCTTTAGAAGTGTCTGGTGAATTCTCCAGCCTAGAATACCTAGACGCTGCAGAACGTGGTTACTGCCACCTGAAAGAGTACAACCTTCAGTATTTAAATGATGGTGTAGAAAACATCATTGATGAGTATTGCGCACTGCTGGCTTCCACAGAACTTCATCGCGTAACTGAAAAGGAAGAATACCTTTTAGAAGCAAGAGTTTGGGCTAAACGCTTAATAAACCGTCAAATGACAGACCGTAATTTCAATCACTTCTGGTCAGCAAACTCAGACGGTAGTCGCCCTTATTTCCACGCTGCAGAAGCGGGTCTACCTGTCATATCTTTATGCGAATTTGTCTCTATCGAAACCGATACAGAGTCCAAACAAGAAGCTATAAATGCCATTGAAAATGCATGCCATTTTGAAGTGTCAATTACCGATGCTGTAACGAATCCATTTGGCTACCCAAGACAATACGTCAAATCAGTTAATAGTGAAAAGAGAGACGCTTTCTTTGTCGCGCAAGACAATGAAACAGGCTATTGGTGGCAAGGTGAAAATGCACGTTTAGGGTCATTATCCTCTATGGCTTACCTAGCTCAACCACACATCCAAGATCCAAAATTGAAACAGCGTTTATCTAAATTAGCGCAAAACAGCTTAGATTGGATTTTAGGTCTTAATCCGTACCACATGTGCATGTTAGACGGTCATGGACATAATAACCCTGACTACCTGCCTAAGCTTGGTTTTTTCAATGCTAAAGGCGGTGTTTGTAACGGTATTACTGCTGGGTTCGACGACGAACAAGACATTGCATTTAACCCTCCTGGTCAAAAAGATGACATGCTTCAAAACTGGCGCTGGGGTGAGCAATGGATCCCTCATGGGGCTTGGTTCTTACTTGCAACTGCGTGTCAGTTTAACCACCTAACATCGAACAATCTCATTTCAAATAAGGAGCTATAACCATGACTCTTTACTATGTAGGAATAGATGGCGGTGGTACCTCCTGCCGAGCTCGAATCAGAGACAACAATGGCATATTAATTGGTGAAGCAAAGAGTGGCAGTGCCAATATTTTACTTGGTGTTGAAGTCGCGATGGCATCTTTAACGTCAGCCATTACTGACGCAGCAACGAAAGGTGGGCTTACACTTAGCGATTTTTCTAATATGCATGTCGGTCTTGCTTTAGCTGGAGCAGAACAAAAGTCTGCATGGATTGACTTTATGAAGCTAGAGCACCCATTCGCAAGCATGACTCTTAATACGGATGCTTATGGCGCGTGTATTGGTGCACATAACGGCAGCGATGGCGCAATCATGATCGGTGGAACTGGTTCTTGTGGAATCTATCTTCAAGGTAAGACACAACATGTTGTTGGTGGGCGTGAGTTCCCAATATCAGACCAAGGTGGTGGCGCAGTGATGGGACTACGCCTTATCCAACAAGTACTACTGGCTGAAGATGGTATTCGTGAGAAAACCGCGCTCTCATTACATGTTATGAATCACTTCAATAACAACATTGATGAGATCGTATCCTGGTCTAAAACTGCCATTCCAAAAGACTACGGTCAGTTCTCTCCTGTCATTTTTCAACTAGCAAATGAAGGTGATGAACTTGCCATTGAAATGCTCAAACAAACCGCCGCTGACATTGAAATGTTTATCCTCGCCTTACACCGAAAGGGGGCACAAAAAGTATGCCTGATGGGCAGTATCGCTGAACGCATTCTAGATTGGTTATCGCCTCCTGTTCAGCAATGGATCGTACAACCTCAATTTGACGCTATCGAAGGCGCATTGATGTTTGCCGGTAAACCCGAACACAACTTGTATTAACAAGCTATACAAGGAAGGATTATGACATACCGCATCGACTTAGCTGTTTTATCTGAACAAAAGCAAACGTGCCGCTTTGGTTTAACTGTGCACAACTTAAGTGATATGGATGTGACTGACTGGTCACTGCATTTCGCTTTCGATCGTTTCATTCTTCCTGAAAGCCTTTCTCAAGGCACTCTCAAACAAGTAGGAAGTTTTTGCTCTTTCACGCCAGATACTACCCAACTGAAGGCGAACAACCATTTCTATTTTGAATTTAGTATCCAGAGTGCCCCATTTAGATTCTATTCTGATGGCTTAAACGAAGCATTTATTCAATCTCAAGTACAGGGTGAGACTCAGGTATTACCTATCACTATATCGCCAATTGTTCTCGCCTCTCCATATAGAGAGTGCAGCACTATTGAGGATGTAGAAAGTGCTCAAATTGCAATAATTCCACAACCAAATTCTTTAACACAAGAGTCAGGTTCTTTTAGCTTAACTCCTGCCTCGGGCTTATTAGTTAAAACCACACTGGCAACGAACGCGGTCACTTGGCTGACACAAGAGCTCAATGATTGCTTTGGTTTACACGTTAATGAATCGGCATCTGGTTCTATTACTTTTTCAAGTAATCCAATATTAGATGATGGTGAATACAAACTTTCAGTGACCACTGACGGTGTATGTATAGAATCAGGAAGCCAATCAGGCTTTACTCATGCGGTCGCAAGTTTCATTCAATTAATCGAAGCTAAACAAGATTCAACCTTCTCAGTTACTAACTGCAAAATTGTAGATGAACCTAGATTTAAATATCGCGGAATGATGCTCGATTGTGCGAGACATTTTCACTCCGTCGAACAAGTAAAACGTCTCATTAACCAACTTGCGTATTACAAATTCAATGTTTTCCATTGGCACCTAACCGATGACGAAGGGTGGAGAATTGAAATAAAAGCACTGCCAGAGTTGACTGAAATTGGTGCATGGCGTGGCATAAAACATGCTATCGAGCCTCAATATACGCATTTATCTGAAACCTATGGCGGGTATTACACTCAAGAAGAAATAAAAGATGTGATTGCTTTTGCTGAGCAGCGAAGCATTACCATTATCCCTGAAATTGATATTCCTGGTCACTGTCGTGCAGCCATAAAATCTCTGCCACATATGTTGGTTGAAGATGCGGATACCACTCAATACAAAAGTATTCAGCACTACACCGATAATGTCCTAAACCCGGGGCTAGCAGGTACGTACCAATTCCTTGATACGGTCATTGAGGAAGTAGCAGCACTCTTCCCTAGTGAACTTATCCATATGGGCGCTGACGAAGTGCCTCATGGCGTGTGGAGCGAAAGCCCAGCAGCGCAGTCAGTTATGCAAAAATATGGTTACCAAGATAGCAAGGATCTTCAAGGTCACTTGTTCCGCTATGCCGAAGATAAGTTAAAACAACTAGGCAAGCGAATGGTTGGCTGGGAAGAAGCGCAGCATGGCAATAAAGTAAGTAAAGAAACAATCATTTATTCATGGCTAAGCGAAGAAGCAGCGGTGAATTGCGCACGACAAGGGTTTGATGTGGTTCTGCAACCAGGTCAATACACTTATTTAGACATGACTCAAGATTACTCTCCAGAAGAACCAGGCGTTGACTGGGCGTCTGTCATCCCATTAGAGCAAGCCTATAACTACGAAGCTTTATCAGATAT
This window harbors:
- a CDS encoding beta-N-acetylhexosaminidase, producing the protein MTYRIDLAVLSEQKQTCRFGLTVHNLSDMDVTDWSLHFAFDRFILPESLSQGTLKQVGSFCSFTPDTTQLKANNHFYFEFSIQSAPFRFYSDGLNEAFIQSQVQGETQVLPITISPIVLASPYRECSTIEDVESAQIAIIPQPNSLTQESGSFSLTPASGLLVKTTLATNAVTWLTQELNDCFGLHVNESASGSITFSSNPILDDGEYKLSVTTDGVCIESGSQSGFTHAVASFIQLIEAKQDSTFSVTNCKIVDEPRFKYRGMMLDCARHFHSVEQVKRLINQLAYYKFNVFHWHLTDDEGWRIEIKALPELTEIGAWRGIKHAIEPQYTHLSETYGGYYTQEEIKDVIAFAEQRSITIIPEIDIPGHCRAAIKSLPHMLVEDADTTQYKSIQHYTDNVLNPGLAGTYQFLDTVIEEVAALFPSELIHMGADEVPHGVWSESPAAQSVMQKYGYQDSKDLQGHLFRYAEDKLKQLGKRMVGWEEAQHGNKVSKETIIYSWLSEEAAVNCARQGFDVVLQPGQYTYLDMTQDYSPEEPGVDWASVIPLEQAYNYEALSDIPETDPIRKRIRGIQCALWCEIITNQERMDYMIHPRLGALAEGCWTYKNNRDWLNYLSRLKGHLPLLDRLKVQYRNPWK
- a CDS encoding N-acetylglucosamine kinase, with product MTLYYVGIDGGGTSCRARIRDNNGILIGEAKSGSANILLGVEVAMASLTSAITDAATKGGLTLSDFSNMHVGLALAGAEQKSAWIDFMKLEHPFASMTLNTDAYGACIGAHNGSDGAIMIGGTGSCGIYLQGKTQHVVGGREFPISDQGGGAVMGLRLIQQVLLAEDGIREKTALSLHVMNHFNNNIDEIVSWSKTAIPKDYGQFSPVIFQLANEGDELAIEMLKQTAADIEMFILALHRKGAQKVCLMGSIAERILDWLSPPVQQWIVQPQFDAIEGALMFAGKPEHNLY
- a CDS encoding glycoside hydrolase family 9 protein, with translation MQLLTNHIGYESSGFKQAILQTQKERLSSHSVLLVCADDHVTVDTFELVKSGQVANWHQGQFYTIDFTAISKIGRYYLRFDNLRSEVFSISENLLIDSTFSDVLHYFKSQRCGGIFDKKDQHAKLLNSDTHVDVRGGWYDASGDVSKYFSHLSYANYLNPQQIPMVVWNMLKSLTLTSEHTLFPKFSTTRLTEEALFGADFLVRMQSPDGYFYMTVFDKWSKDIEQRDICAYATQEGHKTDDYQSGFRQGAGVAIAALASASALEVSGEFSSLEYLDAAERGYCHLKEYNLQYLNDGVENIIDEYCALLASTELHRVTEKEEYLLEARVWAKRLINRQMTDRNFNHFWSANSDGSRPYFHAAEAGLPVISLCEFVSIETDTESKQEAINAIENACHFEVSITDAVTNPFGYPRQYVKSVNSEKRDAFFVAQDNETGYWWQGENARLGSLSSMAYLAQPHIQDPKLKQRLSKLAQNSLDWILGLNPYHMCMLDGHGHNNPDYLPKLGFFNAKGGVCNGITAGFDDEQDIAFNPPGQKDDMLQNWRWGEQWIPHGAWFLLATACQFNHLTSNNLISNKEL